The Isachenkonia alkalipeptolytica genomic interval CAGGAGGATTTGGCAAAGGACTTAGTCAGTGAAACCTTCTGTCGAGCCTTAATTGCATCCGATACACCGAAGGAATCCTTTAAATTTTGGCTCTTTCGAGTACTGAAGAATTATTATATCGATTTGAAAAGAAAAAATCACGAGTCTTTAAACTTTTCGACCCAAGAATCCTTTTTATCGGAGGATGCGAAGAAAGGTCCTGGAAATCTCTATCTTTTAAAAGAGCGGGACCGACGGATTTACAATCATGTTTTACAACTGGAACCGGAAGTATACCGGGAGGTACTCTATCTGTATTATTACGGAGAGATGAAAATTAAAGAAATATCCATCACGCTAGGCCTCAGTGATACCCATACAAAAACTGCATTACATAGGGCGCGTAAAAAAATCGGCAAAGGATTAAAGGAGGATACCTATGAATTTTAAAGAAATATTTCGCCGTTATCAAGCAGGAGAAGCAACCGAAGAAGAAAGAAAATATATTGAGGAAGAAATGGAAAAATTTGAATTTATGGAAACCTATTTTTCGGAGCAGGAGTTTACAGAAGATGTTTTAAAAGATCAAGGAAAAAAGGAAGACCCCCAGGAGCAAAATGAGGATAATAGTCGGGGTAAAGACTCCGTGGAATATCAGGAGCTGAAAAATATTCAAAAGCTGGTTAACCGGAGGTTAGGAAAAGTGATTATCGCCTCAGTGTTAGCAGTGGTCCT includes:
- a CDS encoding RNA polymerase sigma factor; translated protein: MNSNALETAYKKYYKELFYYALSLCRQEDLAKDLVSETFCRALIASDTPKESFKFWLFRVLKNYYIDLKRKNHESLNFSTQESFLSEDAKKGPGNLYLLKERDRRIYNHVLQLEPEVYREVLYLYYYGEMKIKEISITLGLSDTHTKTALHRARKKIGKGLKEDTYEF